The following coding sequences are from one Novosphingobium sp. Gsoil 351 window:
- a CDS encoding sulfite exporter TauE/SafE family protein codes for MPLWLIPGFFGTALLYASVGFGGGSTYSALLALAGTDFRILPIISLACNIVVVTGGVVRFARAGEMPWRGALTVSLIAAPLAFLGGLTPIKEAAFLTLLGASLVFAALALLLPIGRSGDDPKQPRRTWVMALAAAPLGYLAGLVGIGGGIFLAPLLHLARWNSARRIAATASLFILINSFTGLAGQVAKSGLARFGEALGGALPLLLAVVIGGQIGSYLALRYLPAKVIRWLTAALTGWVGVRLLIG; via the coding sequence ATGCCACTCTGGCTGATCCCCGGATTCTTCGGAACCGCGCTGCTCTACGCTTCCGTCGGGTTCGGCGGGGGATCGACCTATTCGGCCTTGCTCGCGTTGGCGGGGACAGACTTTCGCATTCTCCCGATCATATCGCTTGCCTGCAACATCGTCGTCGTAACGGGCGGGGTCGTCCGCTTCGCACGCGCGGGCGAAATGCCTTGGCGCGGGGCGTTGACAGTCTCGCTGATTGCTGCGCCGCTCGCCTTTCTTGGCGGGTTGACCCCGATCAAGGAAGCTGCGTTCCTAACCCTCCTCGGCGCGAGCCTGGTATTCGCCGCGCTGGCGCTGCTGCTTCCAATCGGGCGGTCGGGCGATGACCCCAAGCAGCCGCGTCGCACATGGGTAATGGCGCTGGCCGCTGCGCCGCTGGGCTATCTCGCCGGTCTGGTCGGCATTGGCGGCGGAATCTTTCTCGCCCCGCTCCTCCATCTGGCGCGTTGGAATAGCGCGCGGCGGATCGCGGCGACGGCCAGCCTGTTCATCCTGATCAATTCGTTCACCGGCCTCGCGGGGCAAGTCGCCAAGTCGGGCCTTGCGCGGTTCGGCGAGGCGCTGGGCGGGGCTTTGCCGCTCCTGCTAGCGGTGGTGATCGGCGGCCAGATCGGCAGTTATTTGGCGCTGCGCTATCTTCCGGCGAAGGTGATTCGCTGGCTGACCGCCGCGCTGACCGGGTGGGTCGGCGTGCGCCTACTTATCGGCTAA
- a CDS encoding aldehyde dehydrogenase family protein, translated as MVQLKSNYPLYLNNKAAQPNSDLKVTDKFTGEVAFTCALATPDVIDEAIAGAVRAAEPMARLASYEKQGVLDHCVKRFRERFDELAYALCVEAGKPIADSEGEVTRLIDTFRIAAEEATRNYGEVQPLDISARAKGYIGMWKRVPIGPCSFISPFNFPLNLAAHKIAPAIAIGCPFVMKPASLTPLGAIIMGEVLAECDVLPEGAFSILPASRDGADLFTTDERLKLLSFTGSPGVGWDLKAKAGKKKVVLELGGNAAVIVDQDADLDHALARVVFGGYYQSGQSCIHVQRVIIHEAVYDKFRDMLAAKVKTLIKGDPKKRETFIGPMISEKEAARLKGWIDAAVAGGAKLLAGGGREGAMLEATLLEGASTDSDVYREEAFGPVVILSKFSEWKAALDEVNDSKFGLQAGIFTRDIHKVLEAWDHLDVGGVCVNEVSSYRVDNMPYGGVKDSGLGREGVRFAMEDMSEIRNLVIRREG; from the coding sequence ATGGTCCAGCTCAAATCCAACTACCCGCTTTATCTCAACAACAAGGCGGCGCAGCCCAACTCGGACCTGAAGGTCACCGATAAGTTCACAGGCGAAGTCGCGTTCACCTGCGCACTGGCCACGCCCGACGTGATCGACGAGGCGATCGCCGGGGCAGTCCGCGCTGCCGAGCCGATGGCGCGGTTGGCGAGTTACGAAAAGCAGGGCGTGCTCGACCACTGCGTCAAACGGTTCCGTGAGCGGTTCGATGAACTCGCCTATGCGCTGTGCGTCGAAGCCGGCAAGCCGATCGCTGATAGCGAGGGTGAGGTCACCCGCCTGATCGACACCTTCCGGATCGCCGCCGAGGAAGCGACGCGCAACTATGGCGAAGTCCAGCCGCTCGATATTTCAGCGCGGGCCAAGGGCTATATCGGGATGTGGAAGCGCGTTCCGATCGGGCCGTGCAGCTTTATCTCGCCTTTCAACTTCCCGCTCAACCTCGCTGCGCACAAAATTGCGCCGGCTATCGCGATCGGTTGCCCGTTCGTGATGAAGCCGGCGAGCCTGACGCCATTGGGCGCGATCATCATGGGCGAGGTGCTGGCCGAATGCGACGTGTTGCCCGAGGGCGCGTTTTCGATCCTGCCAGCGAGCCGCGACGGCGCGGATTTGTTTACCACCGACGAGCGGCTCAAGTTGCTCTCGTTCACCGGCTCGCCCGGTGTGGGTTGGGACCTGAAAGCCAAGGCCGGCAAGAAGAAGGTCGTGCTCGAACTGGGCGGCAATGCCGCGGTGATCGTTGATCAGGACGCCGATCTTGACCACGCGCTCGCCCGGGTTGTGTTCGGCGGCTATTACCAGTCGGGACAGAGCTGCATTCACGTCCAGCGCGTGATCATCCACGAGGCGGTCTACGACAAGTTCCGAGATATGCTCGCCGCGAAGGTCAAAACGCTGATTAAAGGCGATCCCAAGAAGCGTGAAACCTTTATCGGACCGATGATTTCCGAAAAGGAAGCGGCGCGGCTCAAGGGGTGGATCGATGCAGCGGTCGCGGGCGGGGCCAAGTTGCTCGCGGGCGGCGGGCGTGAGGGGGCAATGCTGGAGGCGACGCTGCTCGAAGGCGCATCGACCGATAGCGACGTCTATCGCGAGGAGGCATTCGGCCCGGTGGTGATCCTCAGCAAGTTCAGCGAATGGAAGGCCGCGCTCGACGAGGTCAATGACAGCAAATTCGGCTTGCAGGCGGGGATCTTCACGCGCGATATTCATAAGGTGCTTGAGGCTTGGGACCACCTCGATGTGGGCGGCGTCTGCGTCAATGAGGTTTCATCCTATCGCGTGGACAACATGCCATACGGCGGGGTCAAGGATTCGGGCCTCGGCCGCGAGGGCGTGCGTTTCGCGATGGAAGACATGAGCGAGATCAGAAACCTCGTGATCCGACGCGAGGGCTAA
- a CDS encoding acetolactate synthase large subunit, whose translation MADAGAKVGQKASDLFIQCLEEEGCEYIFGVPGEENLDFLDSLSRSKKIKLILTRHEQGAGFMAATYGRHTGKTGVCIATLGPGATNFVTAAAYATLGGMPMLMITGQKPIKKSKQGRFQILDVVSMMGPITKYTHQMASSDNIPSRLRECYRLAEEEKPGATHIELPEDIADEYTDAKPVKRSIVRRPNADAKSVRQAVEALENARKPVLVIGAGANRTMTGRMLYQFIEKTGIPFLTTQLGKGVIDERHPKFLGCAALSAGDFVHRAVEDSDCIVNLGHDVIEKPPFFMRDGGPTVIHVSTKTAEVDPVYFPHIEVIGDIANAVWQMKEAIVPNGGWDHKKMLSYRQAEVDHTAPLAADARFPIFPPHLVQSIRDAMPEDGIICLDNGVYKIWFARGYTAYRPNTVLLDNALATMGAGLPSAMMSSMVYPDRKVMAICGDGGFMMNSQEMETAVRLKLNITVLILNDSSYGMIRWKQANMGFADFGLTYGNPDFVKYAESYGAQGHRVESAAHLKELLAHCNSTPGVHLIDCPVDYSENDQILNIDIKKLSKEL comes from the coding sequence ATGGCCGATGCGGGCGCCAAGGTAGGCCAGAAGGCCTCCGATCTCTTCATCCAATGCCTCGAGGAAGAAGGCTGCGAATATATCTTCGGCGTGCCCGGCGAGGAGAACCTCGATTTCCTCGATTCGCTCAGTCGCTCCAAGAAGATCAAGCTGATCCTCACCCGGCACGAGCAGGGTGCGGGCTTCATGGCGGCGACTTATGGCCGCCACACCGGCAAGACCGGCGTGTGCATCGCCACACTGGGCCCGGGAGCGACCAACTTCGTCACCGCGGCTGCCTATGCCACGCTCGGCGGGATGCCGATGCTGATGATCACAGGGCAGAAGCCGATCAAGAAGTCGAAGCAGGGCCGGTTCCAGATCCTCGACGTGGTCTCGATGATGGGCCCGATCACCAAGTACACCCACCAGATGGCGTCATCGGACAACATCCCCAGCCGCTTGCGCGAATGCTATCGCCTCGCGGAGGAGGAAAAGCCCGGCGCAACGCACATCGAGCTGCCCGAGGACATCGCCGACGAATACACCGACGCCAAGCCGGTAAAGCGCAGCATCGTCCGCCGTCCCAATGCCGACGCCAAATCGGTGCGCCAGGCGGTCGAGGCGCTCGAAAATGCCCGAAAGCCGGTTCTGGTCATCGGCGCCGGCGCCAATCGGACGATGACCGGGCGGATGCTGTACCAGTTCATCGAAAAGACCGGAATTCCGTTCCTCACCACACAGCTCGGCAAGGGCGTGATCGACGAGCGTCATCCCAAGTTCCTCGGCTGCGCCGCGCTGTCTGCGGGTGATTTCGTACACCGTGCGGTCGAGGACAGCGACTGCATCGTCAACCTAGGCCACGACGTGATCGAGAAGCCGCCGTTCTTCATGCGCGATGGCGGGCCGACGGTGATCCACGTCTCGACCAAGACCGCCGAGGTCGACCCAGTCTATTTCCCGCACATCGAGGTGATCGGCGACATCGCCAACGCAGTGTGGCAGATGAAGGAAGCGATCGTTCCCAACGGCGGTTGGGATCACAAGAAGATGCTGTCCTATCGCCAGGCCGAGGTCGATCACACCGCGCCGCTCGCGGCGGATGCGCGCTTTCCGATCTTCCCGCCGCATCTCGTCCAGTCGATCCGCGACGCGATGCCTGAGGACGGGATCATCTGCCTCGACAACGGCGTCTACAAGATCTGGTTCGCGCGCGGCTACACCGCCTATCGCCCCAACACCGTGCTGCTCGACAACGCCTTGGCGACGATGGGCGCAGGGCTGCCCTCGGCGATGATGAGCTCGATGGTCTATCCCGATCGTAAGGTCATGGCGATCTGCGGCGACGGCGGGTTCATGATGAACAGCCAGGAGATGGAAACCGCTGTCCGGTTGAAGCTCAACATCACCGTGCTGATCCTCAACGACAGCAGTTACGGGATGATCCGGTGGAAGCAGGCCAACATGGGCTTCGCCGACTTTGGGCTGACATATGGCAACCCCGATTTCGTCAAATATGCCGAGAGCTACGGCGCGCAAGGGCACCGGGTGGAAAGCGCGGCACACCTCAAGGAACTGTTGGCTCATTGCAACAGCACGCCGGGTGTCCACCTGATCGATTGCCCGGTTGATTATTCGGAAAACGACCAGATCCTGAACATCGACATCAAGAAGTTGTCCAAGGAACTGTAA
- a CDS encoding D-2-hydroxyacid dehydrogenase, protein MTVAVLSALVRPLVEPRLPDWIDARFYTSVEEMLNLAPDAEIGWFDLEKKEPMLAAIRSAEKLKWLNSIYAGLDFLPFDLLRARGTIVTNGAGINAITIAEYVVMGMLTVAKGYREVVRAQDRHEWLLDSPGKRELAGSKALLLGYGAIGKLIETRLTAFEVAVTKVRRSPGVDTLGPDEWRARLGDFDWVILAVPATSQTDGMIGAAELAAMKPQAVLINIARGAVVDQPALIAALAEKRIAAAFLDVTTPEPLPADSPLWSLPNAHVTMHLSGRAQDKMFVRAAERFVANLHRWGRDEPVEPRFDLDLGY, encoded by the coding sequence ATGACTGTCGCCGTCCTCTCCGCGCTCGTCCGCCCGCTAGTAGAGCCGCGCCTGCCAGATTGGATCGATGCGCGGTTCTATACTTCGGTCGAAGAAATGCTCAATCTCGCTCCGGACGCCGAGATCGGCTGGTTCGACCTCGAAAAGAAGGAGCCCATGCTCGCGGCGATCCGCAGCGCCGAAAAGCTCAAGTGGCTCAATTCAATCTACGCGGGTCTCGATTTCTTGCCATTCGACTTGCTGCGGGCGCGCGGCACGATCGTCACCAACGGTGCGGGGATCAACGCGATCACGATTGCCGAATACGTGGTGATGGGCATGCTGACGGTCGCCAAGGGCTATCGCGAGGTGGTCCGAGCGCAGGACCGGCACGAGTGGCTGCTCGATTCGCCGGGCAAGCGCGAACTGGCGGGCAGCAAGGCGTTGCTGCTCGGCTACGGTGCGATCGGCAAGCTGATCGAGACGCGGCTGACGGCATTCGAAGTGGCGGTAACAAAGGTCCGCCGCTCGCCCGGCGTCGATACGCTTGGTCCGGATGAATGGCGCGCGCGGCTTGGCGATTTCGATTGGGTGATTCTGGCGGTTCCCGCCACCTCCCAGACCGATGGGATGATCGGCGCGGCGGAACTGGCGGCGATGAAGCCGCAGGCGGTGCTGATCAACATCGCGCGCGGCGCGGTCGTCGATCAGCCGGCATTGATAGCTGCACTCGCCGAAAAGCGGATCGCTGCCGCGTTCCTCGACGTCACCACGCCCGAGCCTCTGCCCGCCGACAGCCCGCTGTGGTCGCTGCCCAATGCGCACGTCACGATGCATCTTTCGGGCCGCGCGCAGGACAAGATGTTCGTGCGCGCCGCTGAGCGCTTCGTCGCCAACCTGCATCGCTGGGGCCGGGACGAGCCAGTCGAGCCGCGGTTCGATCTCGATCTGGGATATTGA
- the cysS gene encoding cysteine--tRNA ligase: MSADVPTGAPLKLFNSLTRQLEEFRPIHPGEARVYTCGPTVYNYPHIGNMRAYVFADVLGRTLSWKGYKLTHVINITDVGHLTDDADAGEDKLEKAAAQNAQSIWDIARHYTEAYWADIKALNIRQPAHWPIATDYVPKMIAFAQSISAHCYELPGGLYFDTSTVSHYGALARAVSDDGEGRIDPVEGKRHRADFAIWRKTPPGETRQMEWDSPWGRGAPGWHLECSVMSGELLGFPFDIHTGGIDHREIHHPNEIAQNQAFCHSDASGANIWMHNNFLVERSGKMSKSAGEFLRLQLLIDRGYHPLAYRLMCLQAHYRSELEFSWEGMQAALVRLKRIVMGLERLRAKAESEPAGTAELSLHQIDEAISNDLNTPRVLENALLISELKGHASDRLVAIFECDKVLGLGLQALTRSALRIRPKSAMITEPEIEAILARRKEARAAKDFATSDRLRDELAAQGVEVMDGDPLGWDWKLA, translated from the coding sequence ATGTCCGCTGATGTACCCACCGGCGCTCCGCTCAAGCTATTCAACAGCCTGACCCGGCAGCTCGAAGAGTTCCGTCCCATCCATCCCGGCGAGGCGCGGGTCTATACGTGCGGGCCGACGGTCTACAACTACCCCCACATTGGCAACATGCGCGCATACGTGTTCGCCGACGTGCTGGGACGGACGCTGAGTTGGAAGGGCTACAAGCTCACCCACGTCATCAACATCACCGATGTCGGCCACCTCACGGACGATGCCGATGCGGGTGAGGACAAGCTGGAGAAGGCCGCGGCGCAGAACGCTCAGTCGATCTGGGACATCGCGCGGCATTATACCGAGGCCTACTGGGCGGACATCAAGGCGCTCAACATCCGCCAGCCGGCGCACTGGCCGATCGCTACAGACTACGTGCCCAAGATGATCGCGTTCGCGCAGTCGATTTCGGCGCACTGCTATGAGCTGCCCGGCGGGCTGTACTTCGATACGTCGACCGTTTCGCATTACGGTGCGCTGGCGCGAGCCGTTAGTGACGACGGAGAAGGCCGTATCGATCCTGTCGAAGGCAAGCGCCACCGCGCCGATTTCGCGATCTGGCGCAAGACGCCGCCGGGCGAAACCCGCCAGATGGAGTGGGACTCACCCTGGGGCCGCGGCGCACCGGGCTGGCACCTCGAATGCAGCGTAATGAGCGGCGAATTGCTGGGTTTCCCGTTCGACATCCACACCGGCGGGATCGACCACCGCGAAATCCACCACCCCAATGAAATCGCCCAGAACCAGGCGTTTTGCCACTCAGACGCAAGCGGTGCGAACATCTGGATGCACAACAACTTCCTGGTCGAACGCTCTGGAAAGATGAGCAAATCGGCGGGCGAGTTTCTGCGGCTGCAATTGCTGATCGACCGCGGCTATCACCCGCTGGCGTACCGCCTGATGTGCCTGCAGGCGCACTATCGGAGCGAGCTGGAGTTCAGTTGGGAGGGAATGCAGGCTGCGTTGGTCCGGTTGAAGCGGATTGTAATGGGTCTCGAGCGCTTGAGGGCGAAGGCTGAGTCGGAACCAGCGGGAACGGCCGAACTATCGCTGCATCAGATTGATGAAGCCATTTCCAACGATCTCAATACTCCAAGAGTCCTTGAGAACGCGCTACTCATCTCGGAACTGAAGGGTCATGCGTCAGATCGCCTAGTCGCCATCTTTGAATGCGACAAAGTGCTTGGTCTCGGTTTGCAAGCGCTGACCCGCAGCGCCCTCCGCATACGCCCCAAATCCGCCATGATCACCGAACCCGAAATCGAAGCAATCCTCGCTCGCCGCAAGGAAGCGCGCGCCGCCAAGGATTTCGCCACCTCCGACCGCTTGCGCGACGAACTTGCCGCGCAGGGCGTCGAGGTAATGGACGGCGACCCGCTCGGGTGGGACTGGAAGCTGGCCTAA
- a CDS encoding ShlB/FhaC/HecB family hemolysin secretion/activation protein: MGDQALAQAAPSVSPPTREEIERGVREGTLEQQRAAVSIDAAEVERAPCPLASPDFGGIHLKVEAVDFTGTEKIPEVDLSQSYHPYLGTDQPVSVICEIRDRAATQLRAAGYLAAVQVPPQTIESGRVKLDILLARMSKVQVKGDAGASEKLLVRYISKLTQDEVFNTRRAERYLLLARDIPGLDVRLALRPVEGSPGEVVGEVTVRRNPVYADFTVQNLGSKSVGRWSGLARAQVSGLTGLGDATTVSVFSTADFDEQVVLQAGHEFRVGGEGLTIRGDLTYGWTRPSIANNPDIESRTLIASLEAAYPFVRAQSHNLSGAVGFDLIDQKVDFGAVKLNKDKLRVAFVRLDANGISQNSISGRDGFTALEPNWSWAASIEARQGLDVFDATPDCGGATLGCIAPGAPTPSRIEGDPTAFVLRAAGEVDWRPVRNLTISVAPRVQYAPHALLSYEEYSGGNYTVGRGYDPGAIIGDSGVGVRSEVRVGSLLPRTAGGVALQPYAFFDAAKVWNEDTAFDGVGGQQLYSAGAGVRATIRDAARLDALVAVPLRDAFGAPNAKGDVRFLVNFTLQLAPWRW; this comes from the coding sequence GTGGGCGATCAGGCGCTGGCCCAGGCTGCACCCAGTGTTTCACCGCCGACCCGCGAGGAGATCGAGCGCGGGGTGCGTGAGGGGACGCTGGAGCAACAGCGAGCAGCGGTCTCGATCGATGCCGCCGAAGTCGAGCGCGCGCCATGTCCGCTCGCCAGCCCTGACTTCGGGGGTATCCACCTGAAGGTCGAAGCGGTGGACTTCACCGGGACCGAGAAGATCCCCGAGGTCGATCTGTCGCAGAGTTACCACCCCTACCTCGGCACCGACCAGCCGGTTTCGGTGATCTGCGAAATCCGCGACCGGGCGGCGACCCAGTTGCGCGCGGCGGGATACCTCGCCGCAGTCCAGGTTCCCCCGCAGACCATCGAGAGCGGGCGCGTCAAGCTCGACATCCTGCTGGCGCGGATGAGCAAGGTGCAGGTCAAAGGCGACGCCGGAGCCTCGGAAAAGCTGCTCGTCCGCTACATCTCCAAGCTCACCCAGGACGAGGTGTTCAACACCCGCCGCGCCGAACGCTACCTGCTGCTGGCACGCGACATTCCCGGTCTCGACGTGCGGCTGGCGCTGCGTCCGGTCGAGGGTTCGCCGGGCGAGGTGGTCGGCGAGGTTACGGTGCGGCGCAATCCGGTCTATGCCGATTTCACCGTCCAGAACCTGGGCAGCAAGTCGGTCGGGCGGTGGAGCGGCCTCGCCCGCGCGCAAGTGTCCGGGCTGACCGGGCTGGGCGATGCGACCACCGTCAGCGTCTTCTCGACCGCCGATTTCGACGAGCAGGTCGTACTTCAGGCGGGCCATGAGTTCCGCGTGGGAGGCGAGGGCCTGACCATTCGCGGCGATCTGACCTACGGTTGGACCCGGCCGTCGATCGCCAACAACCCCGACATCGAATCGCGTACGCTGATCGCCAGCCTCGAGGCGGCGTATCCGTTCGTGCGGGCGCAATCGCACAACCTGTCAGGCGCGGTCGGGTTCGACCTGATCGATCAGAAGGTCGACTTCGGCGCGGTCAAGCTCAACAAGGACAAGCTGCGCGTCGCTTTCGTGCGGCTCGACGCCAACGGCATCAGCCAGAATAGCATCTCGGGCCGCGACGGTTTCACCGCGCTCGAGCCGAACTGGTCGTGGGCCGCCAGTATAGAGGCGCGCCAGGGCCTCGATGTGTTCGACGCCACCCCGGATTGCGGCGGAGCCACGCTCGGCTGCATCGCGCCGGGCGCACCGACGCCGAGCCGGATCGAAGGCGATCCGACCGCATTCGTCCTGCGCGCCGCGGGCGAGGTCGATTGGCGCCCGGTGCGCAACCTGACCATCTCGGTGGCGCCGCGCGTGCAGTACGCGCCGCATGCGCTGCTCAGCTACGAGGAGTACTCGGGCGGTAACTACACCGTCGGACGCGGCTACGACCCCGGCGCGATCATCGGCGACAGCGGCGTGGGGGTGCGCAGCGAAGTAAGAGTGGGTTCACTGCTGCCCAGGACGGCGGGGGGCGTCGCGCTCCAGCCCTATGCTTTCTTCGACGCCGCCAAAGTGTGGAACGAGGACACCGCGTTCGACGGCGTGGGCGGACAGCAACTATATTCGGCGGGCGCCGGGGTGCGCGCGACGATCCGCGACGCGGCGAGGCTGGATGCGCTTGTGGCGGTCCCGCTACGCGATGCGTTCGGCGCGCCGAATGCCAAGGGCGACGTGCGGTTTCTGGTGAACTTTACTCTCCAGCTTGCTCCCTGGCGGTGGTGA